A region from the Arvicola amphibius chromosome 12, mArvAmp1.2, whole genome shotgun sequence genome encodes:
- the Adamts4 gene encoding A disintegrin and metalloproteinase with thrombospondin motifs 4, protein MPPMASIHPSCSRGTMSQMGLHPGRGLTGHWLRRAQLCLQLHTVPFSGLEWRRSLVLLLASLLPLAWAASPLPREEEIVFPEKLNGSILPGSGTPARLLYRLPAFGEVLLLELEQDPGVQVEGLTVQYLGQAPEMLGGAEPGTYLTGTINGDPESVASLHWDGGALLGVLQYRGAELHLQPLEGGSLNSAGGPGAHILRRKSPDSSQGPMCNVKAPSGSPNPIPRRTKRFASLSRFVETLVVADDKMAAFHGTGLKRYLLTVMAAAAKAFKHPSIRNPVSLVVTRLVILGSGQEGPQVGPSAAQTLRSFCAWQRGLNTPEDSDPDHFDTAILFTRQDLCGVSTCDTLGMADVGTVCDPARSCAIVEDDGLQSAFTAAHELGHVFNMLHDNSKPCVNLNGQGGSTRHVMAPVMAHVDPEEPWSPCSARFITDFLDNGYGHCLLDKPEAPLHLPVTFPGKDYDADRQCQLTFGPDSHHCPQLPPPCAALWCSGHLNGHAMCQTKHSPWADGTPCGSAQACMGGRCLHVDQLKDFDIPQAGGWGPWGPWGDCSRSCGGGVQFSSRDCTRPVPRNGGKYCEGRRTRFRSCNTENCPSGSALTFREEQCAAYNHRTDLFKSFPGPMDWVPRYTGVAPRDQCKLTCQARALGYYYVLEPRVADGTPCSPDSSSVCVQGRCIHAGCDRIIGSKKKFDKCMVCGGNGSSCSKQSGSFRRFRYGYSDVVTIPAGATHILVRQQGGSGPRSIYLALKLPDGSYALNGEYTLMPSPTDVTLPGAVSLRYSGATAASETLSGHGPLAQPLTLQVLVAGNPQNARLRYSFFVPRPVPSTPRPPPQDWLHRRAQILEIIRKRPWAGRK, encoded by the exons ATGCCTCCAATGGCCTCAATCCATCCCAGCTGCAGCAGGGGTACCATGTCCCAGATGGGCTTGCATCCCGGCAGGGGCTTGACTGGGCACTGGCTGCGAAGAGCCCAACTCTGCTTGCAGCTTCACACAGTGCCTTTCTCTGGTCTGGAGTGGAGGCGGtcgctggtgctgctgctggcctCCCTCTTGCCCTTAGCCTGGGCAGCCAGCCCCCTCCCTCGGGAGGAGGAAATCGTGTTTCCAGAGAAGCTCAATGGCAGCATCTTGCCCGGCTCAGGTACCCCTGCCAGGCTGCTGTACCGCTTGCCAGCCTTTGGGGAGGTGCTACTACTAGAATTAGAGCAGGACCCTGGGGTCCAGGTTGAGGGGCTGACAGTGCAGTACCTGGGCCAGGCACCTGAAATGCTGGGTGGGGCAGAGCCAGGTACCTACCTGACTGGCACCATCAATGGAGATCCGGAATCGGTGGCATCTCTGCACTGGGACGGGGGAGCCCTACTAGGGGTGTTGCAGTACCGAGGGGCTGAACTCCACCTCCAGCCTCTGGAGGGAGGCTCCCTTAACTCTGCTGGGGGACCAGGGGCTCACATCCTACGCCGGAAGAGTCCTGACAGCAGCCAAGGTCCCATGTGCAACGTCAAGGCTCCTTCTGGGAGCCCCAATCCCATTCCCCGAAGAACCAAG cgCTTCGCTTCTCTGAGTAGATTCGTGGAGACACTGGTGGTGGCAGATGACAAGATGGCAGCATTCCACGGGACGGGGTTAAAGCGCTACCTGCTGACAGTTATGGCTGCGGCAGCCAAGGCCTTTAAGCACCCAAGCATCCGAAACCCTGTCAGCTTGGTGGTGACTCGGCTAGTGATCCTGGGGTCAGGCCAGGAAGGGCCCCAAGTGGGGCCGAGTGCAGCCCAGACCCTACGCAGCTTCTGCGCCTGGCAGCGGGGCCTCAACACCCCTGAGGACTCAGATCCTGACCACTTTGACACAGCCATTCTGTTCACCCGACAG GACCTGTGTGGCGTCTCTACTTGTGACACTCTGGGTATGGCTGATGTGGGCACAGTGTGTGATCCGGCTCGGAGCTGTGCTATTGTGGAGGATGACGGACTCCAGTCAGCCTTCACTGCTGCTCACGAACTGG GCCATGTCTTCAACATGCTCCATGATAACTCCAAGCCATGTGTTAATCTGAATGGGCAGGGGGGCTCCACTCGCCACGTCATGGCTCCAGTTATGGCTCACGTGGATCCTGAAGAGCCTTGGTCCCCGTGCAGTGCCCGCTTCATCACTGACTTCCTGGACAATGGCTACG GGCACTGTCTCTTAGACAAACCAGAGGCTCCCCTGCATCTGCCAGTGACTTTTCCTGGCAAGGACTACGATGCGGACCGCCAGTGCCAACTGACCTTTGGGCCTGACTCACACCATTGTCCACAGCTGCCACCACCCTGTGCTGCCCTCTGGTGCTCGGGCCACCTCAATGGCCATGCTATGTGCCAGACTAAGCATTCACCCTGGGCTGACGGTACTCCCTGCGGATCCGCACAGGCCTGCATGGGCGGCCGCTGTCTTCACGTGGACCAGCTAAAAGACTTCGAT ATTCCgcaggctgggggctggggtcCCTGGGGACCGTGGGGTGACTGCTCTAGGAGCTGTGGGGGCGGTGTCCAGTTTTCCTCCCGGGACTGCACAAGGCCCGTCCCCCGGAACGGTGGCAAGTACTGCGAGGGTCGCCGCACCCGTTTCCGCTCCTGCAACACTGAGAACTGCCCAAGCGGCTCAG CATTGACCTTCCGTGAGGAGCAGTGTGCTGCCTACAACCACAGGACAGACCTCTTCAAGAGCTTCCCAGGGCCCATGGACTGGGTCCCACGCTACACAGGTGTAGCCCCGCGAGACCAGTGCAAACTCACCTGCCAGGCCCGGGCACTAGGTTACTACTATGTACTGGAGCCACGG GTGGCAGACGGAACTCCGTGTTCCCCAGACAGCTCCTCGGTTTGTGTCCAGGGGCGCTGTATCCATGCTGGCTGTGACCGGATTATTGGATCCAAAAAGAAGTTTGACAAGTGCATGGTCTGCGGTGGGAATGGTTCTAGCTGCAGCAAGCAGTCGGGCTCCTTCAGAAGATTCAG GTACGGATACAGTGATGTGGTCACTATCCCCGCCGGGGCCACCCATATTCTTGTACGGCAGCAAGGGGGTTCTGGCCCCAGGAGCATCTACCTGGCCCTGAAGCTTCCAGATGGTTCCTACGCCCTCAATGGTGAATACACGCTGATGCCCTCCCCCACGGATGTGACACTTCCTGGGGCAGTCAGTCTGCGCTATAGCGGAGCCACGGCAGCCTCAGAGACACTGTCTGGACATGGGCCTCTGGCCCAACCCTTGACGCTGCAAGTCCTGGTGGCTGGCAACCCACAGAACGCACGTCTGCGGTACAGCTTCTTCGTTCCCCGACCAGTTCCTTCAACACCACGCCCTCCTCCCCAAGACTGGCTGCACCGCCGGGCACAGATTCTGGAGATCATTCGGAAGCGTCCCTGGGCTGGCAGGAAATAA